One Natator depressus isolate rNatDep1 chromosome 13, rNatDep2.hap1, whole genome shotgun sequence genomic region harbors:
- the LOC141997735 gene encoding olfactory receptor 10A7-like, with product MDRAAEGNQTALAEFILMGFGDLHEMQILLFVLFLAVYIMTLAGNILILAIISYSRSLHTPMYFFLGNFSFLEIWYTASTTPKMLRTLLTAHEAISFFGCITQFYFFSSMAITECFLLAVMSYDRYVAICSPLRYMAIMNSKVCLQMAAGSWISGFLTPILTIVLTFRLPFCASNEIDHFFCDLAPVIKLSCADAHVAKTTTFIMASVVTMVPFLLTVVSYANILSTILRVPSTMGKQKAFSTCSSHLIVVTLFYGTLGIIYAVPTASQSPGLNKMFSLLYTVITPMVNPIIYSLRNKEVKEALRKIISKRPNWLSPLVTGGQARIHQEDP from the coding sequence ATGGACAGAGCAGCAGAAGGAAATCAGACAGCCCTTGCAGAGTTCATCTTGATGGGATTTGGGGATCTTCATGAGATGCAGATCCTTCTCTTTGTGCTATTTCTAGCTGTCTACATCATGACATTAGCTGGCAACATCCTCATATTGGCCATCATCTCATACAGCCGGAGCCTGCACACCCcgatgtacttcttcctgggaaATTTCTCCTTCCTCGAGATCTGGTACACCGCTTCTACCACCCCCAAGATGCTAAGAACTTTACTTACTGCACATGAAGCAATCTCCTTCTTTGGCTGCATTACCCAGTTTTATTTCTTCAGTTCCAtggctatcactgagtgttttcTCCTGGCGGTGATGTCTTATGACCGGTACGTAGCCATCTGCAGCCCACTCCGTTACATGGCCATCATGAACTCCAAGGTTTGCCTGCAGATGGCAGCAGGTTCTTGGATAAGTGGGTTCCTGACTCCCATACTAACCATTGTCTTGACCTTCAGGTTGCCATTCTGTGCCTCCAATGAAATCGACCATTTCTTCTGCGACCTAGCACCGGTCATAAAGCTCTCCTGTGCTGACGCCCATGTGGCCAAGACAACCACATTCATCATGGCCTCTGTTGTGACCATGGTCCCATTTCTGCTGACTGTAGTATCCTATGCCAACATCCTGTCCACCATTCTCAGGGTCCCTTCTACCATGGGAAAACagaaagccttctccacctgctcctcccaTCTCATCGTGGTGACCTTGTTCTATGGGACCTTGGGCATTATTTATGCGGTTCCCACGGCCAGCCAGTCTCCAGgcctaaataaaatgttttccctGCTGTACACGGTGATTACCCCTATGGTTAACCCCATTATATACAGTCTGAGAAACAAGGAGGTCAAAGAAGCTCTGAGGAAAATTATAAGTAAAAGGCCTAATTGGCTGTCTCCATTAGTAACTGGAGGCCAAGCGAGGATTCATCAAGAAGACCCATAA